A single window of Leopardus geoffroyi isolate Oge1 chromosome D4, O.geoffroyi_Oge1_pat1.0, whole genome shotgun sequence DNA harbors:
- the BSPRY gene encoding B box and SPRY domain-containing protein isoform X3, giving the protein MSAESSGPEPGPLCPEHGQALSWFCCSERRPVCAACTGLGGRCRGHRVRRVEERAEELRSTASAARELVIQRLGLVRSLCESEEQRLLERVHGEEERAHQSILTQRVHWTEALQKLDTIRTSLVDMLTHLDDLQLIQKEQEIFERTEEAEGILDPQESDKLNFNEKCIRSSLLTQLWVTAVLGSLSGTEDVRIDERTVSPFLQLSDDRRTLTFNAKKSKACADGPERFDHWPNALAATSFQAGLHAWMVNVQNSCAYKVGVALGQLPRKGSGNDSRLGHNAFSWVFSRYDQEFRFSHAGQHESLALLRCPAQLGVLLDLQAQELLFYEPASGTVLHTHHAPFSGPLFPVFAVADQTISIIH; this is encoded by the exons ATGTCTGCGGAGAGCTCGGGGCCGGAGCCGGGGCCGCTGTGCCCCGAGCAcggccaggctctgagctggttcTGCTGCTCCGAGCGACGGCCCGTGTGCGCCGCCTGCACCGGGCTGGGCGGCCGCTGCCGGGGGCATCGCGTCCGCCGGGTCGAGGAGCGCGCGGAAGAGCTGCGG AGCACGGCCAGCGCGGCACGGGAACTGGTCATCCAGAGGCTGGGTCTGGTGAGGAGTCTGTGCGAGAGTGAGGAGCAGCGGTTGCTGGAACGGGTACACGGCGAAGAGGAGCGGGCCCACCAGAGTATCCTGACACAGCGAGTACACTGGACTGAGGCACTGCAGAAGCTCGACACCATCCGGACCAGCCTGGTGGACATGCTCACCCACCTGGATGACCTCCAGTTGATT cAGAAGGAACAGGAGATTTTTGAAAG GACTGAGGAAGCAGAAGGCATTTTGGATCCCCAGGAGTCGGACAAGTTAAACTTTAATGAGAAGTGCATTCGGAGCTCACTACTTACCCAACTCTGGGTGACCGCGGTTCTCGGGTCCCTCTCAG GCACAGAGGACGTGCGTATTGATGAGAGGACCGTCAGCCCCTTCCTGCAATTGTCAGACGATCGAAGGACCCTGACCTTCAATGCCAAGAAGTCCAAGGCCTGTGCAGATGGCCCGGAGCGCTTTGACCACTGGCCCAATGCCCTGGCCGCCACCTCCTTCCAGGCTGGGCTGCACGCCTGGATGGTGAACGTCCAGAACAGTTGTGCCTATAAGGTGGGTGTGGCCTTAGGCCAGCTGCCCCGAAAGGGCTCTGGCAATGACTCCCGACTGGGCCACAACGCCTTCTCCTGGGTCTTCTCCCGCTATGACCAGGAGTTTCGTTTCTCGCACGCTGGGCAGCACGAGTCCCTGGCACTGCTGCGTTGCCCCGCCCAGCTGGGCGTGCTATTGGACTTGCAGGCACAGGAACTGCTGTTCTACGAGCCGGCCTCGGGTACGGTGCTCCACACCCACCACGCGCCCTTTTCTGGGCCCCTCTTCCCGGTCTTTGCCGTGGCCGACCAGACCATTTCCATCATCCACTGA
- the BSPRY gene encoding B box and SPRY domain-containing protein isoform X1: MSAESSGPEPGPLCPEHGQALSWFCCSERRPVCAACTGLGGRCRGHRVRRVEERAEELRNKIVDQCERLQFQSASITKYVAEVLPGKNQGAVSTASAARELVIQRLGLVRSLCESEEQRLLERVHGEEERAHQSILTQRVHWTEALQKLDTIRTSLVDMLTHLDDLQLIQKEQEIFERTEEAEGILDPQESDKLNFNEKCIRSSLLTQLWVTAVLGSLSGTEDVRIDERTVSPFLQLSDDRRTLTFNAKKSKACADGPERFDHWPNALAATSFQAGLHAWMVNVQNSCAYKVGVALGQLPRKGSGNDSRLGHNAFSWVFSRYDQEFRFSHAGQHESLALLRCPAQLGVLLDLQAQELLFYEPASGTVLHTHHAPFSGPLFPVFAVADQTISIIH, from the exons ATGTCTGCGGAGAGCTCGGGGCCGGAGCCGGGGCCGCTGTGCCCCGAGCAcggccaggctctgagctggttcTGCTGCTCCGAGCGACGGCCCGTGTGCGCCGCCTGCACCGGGCTGGGCGGCCGCTGCCGGGGGCATCGCGTCCGCCGGGTCGAGGAGCGCGCGGAAGAGCTGCGG AACAAGATTGTGGACCAGTGTGAGAGGCTGCAGTTTCAGAGTGCCAGCATCACCAAGTATGTGGCTGAGGTCCTGCCAGGAAAGAACCAGGGAGCAGTG AGCACGGCCAGCGCGGCACGGGAACTGGTCATCCAGAGGCTGGGTCTGGTGAGGAGTCTGTGCGAGAGTGAGGAGCAGCGGTTGCTGGAACGGGTACACGGCGAAGAGGAGCGGGCCCACCAGAGTATCCTGACACAGCGAGTACACTGGACTGAGGCACTGCAGAAGCTCGACACCATCCGGACCAGCCTGGTGGACATGCTCACCCACCTGGATGACCTCCAGTTGATT cAGAAGGAACAGGAGATTTTTGAAAG GACTGAGGAAGCAGAAGGCATTTTGGATCCCCAGGAGTCGGACAAGTTAAACTTTAATGAGAAGTGCATTCGGAGCTCACTACTTACCCAACTCTGGGTGACCGCGGTTCTCGGGTCCCTCTCAG GCACAGAGGACGTGCGTATTGATGAGAGGACCGTCAGCCCCTTCCTGCAATTGTCAGACGATCGAAGGACCCTGACCTTCAATGCCAAGAAGTCCAAGGCCTGTGCAGATGGCCCGGAGCGCTTTGACCACTGGCCCAATGCCCTGGCCGCCACCTCCTTCCAGGCTGGGCTGCACGCCTGGATGGTGAACGTCCAGAACAGTTGTGCCTATAAGGTGGGTGTGGCCTTAGGCCAGCTGCCCCGAAAGGGCTCTGGCAATGACTCCCGACTGGGCCACAACGCCTTCTCCTGGGTCTTCTCCCGCTATGACCAGGAGTTTCGTTTCTCGCACGCTGGGCAGCACGAGTCCCTGGCACTGCTGCGTTGCCCCGCCCAGCTGGGCGTGCTATTGGACTTGCAGGCACAGGAACTGCTGTTCTACGAGCCGGCCTCGGGTACGGTGCTCCACACCCACCACGCGCCCTTTTCTGGGCCCCTCTTCCCGGTCTTTGCCGTGGCCGACCAGACCATTTCCATCATCCACTGA
- the BSPRY gene encoding B box and SPRY domain-containing protein isoform X2, translating to MSAESSGPEPGPLCPEHGQALSWFCCSERRPVCAACTGLGGRCRGHRVRRVEERAEELRNKIVDQCERLQFQSASITKYVAEVLPGKNQGAVSTASAARELVIQRLGLVRSLCESEEQRLLERVHGEEERAHQSILTQRVHWTEALQKLDTIRTSLVDMLTHLDDLQLIKEQEIFERTEEAEGILDPQESDKLNFNEKCIRSSLLTQLWVTAVLGSLSGTEDVRIDERTVSPFLQLSDDRRTLTFNAKKSKACADGPERFDHWPNALAATSFQAGLHAWMVNVQNSCAYKVGVALGQLPRKGSGNDSRLGHNAFSWVFSRYDQEFRFSHAGQHESLALLRCPAQLGVLLDLQAQELLFYEPASGTVLHTHHAPFSGPLFPVFAVADQTISIIH from the exons ATGTCTGCGGAGAGCTCGGGGCCGGAGCCGGGGCCGCTGTGCCCCGAGCAcggccaggctctgagctggttcTGCTGCTCCGAGCGACGGCCCGTGTGCGCCGCCTGCACCGGGCTGGGCGGCCGCTGCCGGGGGCATCGCGTCCGCCGGGTCGAGGAGCGCGCGGAAGAGCTGCGG AACAAGATTGTGGACCAGTGTGAGAGGCTGCAGTTTCAGAGTGCCAGCATCACCAAGTATGTGGCTGAGGTCCTGCCAGGAAAGAACCAGGGAGCAGTG AGCACGGCCAGCGCGGCACGGGAACTGGTCATCCAGAGGCTGGGTCTGGTGAGGAGTCTGTGCGAGAGTGAGGAGCAGCGGTTGCTGGAACGGGTACACGGCGAAGAGGAGCGGGCCCACCAGAGTATCCTGACACAGCGAGTACACTGGACTGAGGCACTGCAGAAGCTCGACACCATCCGGACCAGCCTGGTGGACATGCTCACCCACCTGGATGACCTCCAGTTGATT AAGGAACAGGAGATTTTTGAAAG GACTGAGGAAGCAGAAGGCATTTTGGATCCCCAGGAGTCGGACAAGTTAAACTTTAATGAGAAGTGCATTCGGAGCTCACTACTTACCCAACTCTGGGTGACCGCGGTTCTCGGGTCCCTCTCAG GCACAGAGGACGTGCGTATTGATGAGAGGACCGTCAGCCCCTTCCTGCAATTGTCAGACGATCGAAGGACCCTGACCTTCAATGCCAAGAAGTCCAAGGCCTGTGCAGATGGCCCGGAGCGCTTTGACCACTGGCCCAATGCCCTGGCCGCCACCTCCTTCCAGGCTGGGCTGCACGCCTGGATGGTGAACGTCCAGAACAGTTGTGCCTATAAGGTGGGTGTGGCCTTAGGCCAGCTGCCCCGAAAGGGCTCTGGCAATGACTCCCGACTGGGCCACAACGCCTTCTCCTGGGTCTTCTCCCGCTATGACCAGGAGTTTCGTTTCTCGCACGCTGGGCAGCACGAGTCCCTGGCACTGCTGCGTTGCCCCGCCCAGCTGGGCGTGCTATTGGACTTGCAGGCACAGGAACTGCTGTTCTACGAGCCGGCCTCGGGTACGGTGCTCCACACCCACCACGCGCCCTTTTCTGGGCCCCTCTTCCCGGTCTTTGCCGTGGCCGACCAGACCATTTCCATCATCCACTGA
- the BSPRY gene encoding B box and SPRY domain-containing protein isoform X4 produces MTCPRSTASCQSQFQGLDLRTPRPVLLLLPPLRILYSVAPLPLLHLHSQVCPPQSTASAARELVIQRLGLVRSLCESEEQRLLERVHGEEERAHQSILTQRVHWTEALQKLDTIRTSLVDMLTHLDDLQLIQKEQEIFERTEEAEGILDPQESDKLNFNEKCIRSSLLTQLWVTAVLGSLSGTEDVRIDERTVSPFLQLSDDRRTLTFNAKKSKACADGPERFDHWPNALAATSFQAGLHAWMVNVQNSCAYKVGVALGQLPRKGSGNDSRLGHNAFSWVFSRYDQEFRFSHAGQHESLALLRCPAQLGVLLDLQAQELLFYEPASGTVLHTHHAPFSGPLFPVFAVADQTISIIH; encoded by the exons atgacttgcccaagatccaCAGCCTCCTGCCAGAGTCAGTTCCAGGGTCTGGATCTTCGGACTCCCAGGCCAGTGCTCCTTCTGCTACCCCCACTGCGGATCCTTTATTCCGTTGCCCCATTGCCACTGCTGCATCTTCACTCTCAAGTATGTCCCCCACAG AGCACGGCCAGCGCGGCACGGGAACTGGTCATCCAGAGGCTGGGTCTGGTGAGGAGTCTGTGCGAGAGTGAGGAGCAGCGGTTGCTGGAACGGGTACACGGCGAAGAGGAGCGGGCCCACCAGAGTATCCTGACACAGCGAGTACACTGGACTGAGGCACTGCAGAAGCTCGACACCATCCGGACCAGCCTGGTGGACATGCTCACCCACCTGGATGACCTCCAGTTGATT cAGAAGGAACAGGAGATTTTTGAAAG GACTGAGGAAGCAGAAGGCATTTTGGATCCCCAGGAGTCGGACAAGTTAAACTTTAATGAGAAGTGCATTCGGAGCTCACTACTTACCCAACTCTGGGTGACCGCGGTTCTCGGGTCCCTCTCAG GCACAGAGGACGTGCGTATTGATGAGAGGACCGTCAGCCCCTTCCTGCAATTGTCAGACGATCGAAGGACCCTGACCTTCAATGCCAAGAAGTCCAAGGCCTGTGCAGATGGCCCGGAGCGCTTTGACCACTGGCCCAATGCCCTGGCCGCCACCTCCTTCCAGGCTGGGCTGCACGCCTGGATGGTGAACGTCCAGAACAGTTGTGCCTATAAGGTGGGTGTGGCCTTAGGCCAGCTGCCCCGAAAGGGCTCTGGCAATGACTCCCGACTGGGCCACAACGCCTTCTCCTGGGTCTTCTCCCGCTATGACCAGGAGTTTCGTTTCTCGCACGCTGGGCAGCACGAGTCCCTGGCACTGCTGCGTTGCCCCGCCCAGCTGGGCGTGCTATTGGACTTGCAGGCACAGGAACTGCTGTTCTACGAGCCGGCCTCGGGTACGGTGCTCCACACCCACCACGCGCCCTTTTCTGGGCCCCTCTTCCCGGTCTTTGCCGTGGCCGACCAGACCATTTCCATCATCCACTGA
- the HDHD3 gene encoding haloacid dehalogenase-like hydrolase domain-containing protein 3, whose amino-acid sequence MAHRLQIRLLTWDVKDTLIRLRHPVGEEYASKAQAHGLEVEAASLGQAFRQAYRAQSLSFPNYGLSQGLTSRRWWVDVVLQTFYLAGVRDAQAVTPIADQLYEDFSKPFTWQVLEGAEATLRECRKRGLRLAVVSNFDRRLEDILMGLGLREYFDFVLTSEASGWPKPDPRIFREALRLAQVEPAVAAHIGDSYPCDYKGARAVGMHSFLVVGPEPLDAAIKDSVSQECLLPSLSHLLPALDHLEVPPP is encoded by the coding sequence ATGGCTCATCGGCTACAGATACGACTGCTGACATGGGACGTGAAGGATACGCTGATCAGGCTCCGCCACCCCGTGGGAGAAGAATATGCCTCCAAGGCCCAGGCCCACGGGTTGGAGGTAGAGGCCGCCTCCCTGGGACAAGCCTTCAGGCAGGCATACAGGGCTcagagcctcagcttccccaacTATGGCCTGAGCCAAGGCCTCACCTCCCGCCGGTGGTGGGTGGATGTGGTCTTACAGACCTTCTACCTAGCAGGTGTTCGAGATGCCCAGGCTGTGACCCCCATCGCTGACCAGCTGTATGAGGACTTCAGCAAGCCCTTCACCTGGCAGGTGTTGGAGGGGGCTGAGGCCACCCTGAGGGAGTGCCGAAAACGAGGTCTGAGGCTGGCAGTGGTCTCCAACTTTGACCGGCGTCTAGAGGACATCCTGATGGGTCTTGGCCTGAGGGAATACTTTGACTTTGTGCTGACCTCTGAGGCTTCTGGCTGGCCCAAGCCCGACCCCCGAATTTTCCGTGAGGCTTTGCGGCTTGCTCAGGTGGAACCGGCAGTGGCAGCCCATATTGGGGACAGTTATCCCTGTGATTATAAGGGGGCGCGGGCTGTAGGTATGCACAGCTTCCTGGTGGTCGGCCCAGAGCCTTTGGATGCTGCCATCAAAGACTCTGTATCTCAAGAATGCCTCCTCCCCTCACTGTCCCATCTCCTGCCTGCCCTTGACCACCTGGAAGTCCCACCCCCGTAA